The Micromonospora sp. Llam0 genome contains a region encoding:
- a CDS encoding thymidylate kinase: MSGEPRDRGRLVSIEGLSGVGKTYLTNRLLENYPSELRPALLEEFSQRPRSGVDLGRELLGALISAADGDPFLRGGHCGTETLLLLAIKMFDYEAGSAATLATGRTVIEGRSVHSIAVYQSLIAHRDDEAAYRHAGAILRLAATWRPLPDLTILIVDDVVEAVRRAEQRDGRHYTPEQWRLHRRAAALFDRLAADAGSRIVVLDRRRLTMGRAIERMAQLIDAA; encoded by the coding sequence ATGTCCGGCGAGCCACGCGATCGGGGACGGCTGGTGTCCATCGAGGGGTTGAGCGGGGTCGGCAAGACCTACCTGACCAACCGACTGCTGGAGAACTATCCCAGCGAACTCCGCCCGGCGCTTCTCGAGGAATTCTCCCAACGGCCGCGCTCGGGCGTGGACCTCGGCCGCGAGTTGCTCGGGGCCCTGATCAGCGCGGCCGACGGCGACCCGTTCCTGCGCGGCGGGCACTGCGGTACCGAAACACTGCTGCTGCTGGCGATCAAGATGTTCGACTACGAGGCCGGCTCCGCCGCCACACTCGCCACCGGCCGTACGGTGATCGAGGGCCGCAGCGTGCACTCGATAGCCGTGTACCAGTCGCTCATCGCGCACCGCGACGACGAGGCCGCCTACCGGCACGCTGGAGCGATCCTCCGGCTTGCGGCCACCTGGCGACCCTTGCCCGATCTGACCATCCTGATCGTCGACGACGTGGTCGAGGCGGTGCGTCGGGCTGAGCAGCGCGACGGTCGGCACTACACCCCGGAGCAGTGGCGGTTGCACCGGCGTGCCGCCGCACTGTTCGACCGGCTCGCGGCGGATGCCGGGAGCCGAATCGTCGTGCTCGACCGGCGCCGGCTCACGATGGGCCGGGCCATCGAACGGATGGCGCAGCTCATCGACGCGGCTTGA
- a CDS encoding NUDIX domain-containing protein, with product MTVKHATAGAFVFHRFSAGWRLGLIEHPRLHRHMIMGGHVESFETQVEAALREVEEESGLHRVRLINPPTPDLPTNFPFAPVAAPWWIVEQDVPPDSHLAEPHIHIDHQYVAVADDPGPAGTGEHRFDWFGPDELPQLSMFDDTRVLATVLFSCLDDVVGGVVDPITAIRPLVAALT from the coding sequence ATGACCGTGAAGCATGCGACTGCTGGTGCCTTTGTCTTTCACCGCTTCAGCGCGGGTTGGCGCCTGGGTCTGATCGAACATCCCCGCCTCCACCGGCACATGATCATGGGTGGCCACGTCGAGTCCTTCGAAACCCAGGTCGAGGCCGCGCTACGCGAGGTCGAGGAAGAGTCCGGGCTGCACCGCGTACGCCTGATCAACCCGCCGACCCCAGACCTGCCGACCAATTTCCCATTCGCGCCGGTCGCTGCTCCCTGGTGGATCGTCGAGCAGGACGTTCCCCCTGACAGCCACCTGGCAGAGCCACACATACACATCGACCACCAGTACGTGGCCGTGGCGGACGATCCGGGTCCCGCCGGCACCGGGGAGCACCGGTTCGACTGGTTCGGCCCCGACGAGCTGCCCCAGCTGTCGATGTTCGATGACACCCGGGTGCTCGCGACGGTGTTGTTCTCCTGCCTGGACGACGTGGTCGGCGGTGTGGTCGATCCGATCACAGCGATCCGTCCGCTGGTCGCCGCACTGACCTGA
- a CDS encoding NUDIX hydrolase → MQQPRVGVAVFVLSEGRFLMGLRKGAHGAGTWSLPGGHLEHGESFEQTARREVAEETGVKITNVRFGAVTNDVFDAARHYVTIWMISDHLRGSPQVREPDKFVDLRWTAPPTMPDPLFLPMRNLLDQLDLDQLLG, encoded by the coding sequence GTGCAGCAACCGCGGGTCGGGGTGGCGGTCTTCGTGCTCAGTGAAGGTCGCTTCCTGATGGGCCTTCGCAAAGGTGCCCACGGGGCCGGCACCTGGTCGCTGCCCGGCGGCCACCTCGAACACGGGGAGAGCTTCGAGCAGACCGCGCGGCGGGAGGTCGCGGAGGAGACCGGCGTCAAGATCACCAACGTACGCTTCGGCGCGGTCACCAACGACGTGTTCGACGCCGCCCGGCACTACGTGACGATCTGGATGATCAGCGACCACCTGCGCGGCAGTCCCCAGGTCCGCGAGCCGGACAAGTTCGTCGACCTGCGCTGGACCGCCCCGCCCACGATGCCTGATCCACTCTTCCTCCCCATGCGCAACCTGCTCGACCAACTTGATCTGGACCAACTACTGGGCTGA
- a CDS encoding ricin-type beta-trefoil lectin domain protein, whose translation MAAMVLAAASAYVVTNVTPAAAATTAGCGQAPGLSSGTHTISSGGRNRSFILRLPDSYDNTYPHRLAFGFHWWGGTANDVASGGTDGYAWAYYGMLSQSNNSTIFVAPQGINNAWANTNGEDVTFTDDMIRVIENALCVDTTQRFSVGFSYGGAMSYSLACSRPTMFRAVAAIAAPGEISGCSGGTQPVAYLGIHGISDNIQSGRSLRDRWLRNNGCAAQNAPEPAQGSLTHIITTYSCQAGYPVVWAPFDGGHQQGPVDGCAGCESGARSWVKPEVWRFFTQFGSNPPPTSPPPSNPPPTTPPPGQANVMIAGSQSNRCVDVPNASTSNGTRVQLWDCHGNNNQRWTYTANRALTVYGNKCLDASGAGTSNGTAVLIWDCHGGANQQWNMNSNGTITSAQSGLCLDAVGAGTANGTQLHLWACHGGANQQWSTRS comes from the coding sequence ATGGCCGCTATGGTCCTGGCCGCCGCCAGCGCGTATGTCGTCACGAACGTGACACCGGCGGCTGCGGCCACCACTGCCGGCTGTGGTCAGGCCCCCGGGCTGAGCAGCGGCACCCACACCATCTCCAGCGGCGGCAGGAACCGCAGCTTCATCCTCCGACTGCCTGACAGCTACGACAACACCTACCCGCACCGGCTTGCCTTCGGGTTCCACTGGTGGGGCGGCACCGCCAACGACGTCGCCTCGGGCGGAACCGACGGCTACGCCTGGGCCTACTACGGCATGCTGTCGCAGTCGAACAACTCCACGATCTTCGTCGCCCCGCAGGGCATCAACAACGCCTGGGCCAACACCAACGGCGAGGACGTGACCTTCACCGACGACATGATCCGCGTGATCGAGAACGCGCTCTGCGTCGACACGACGCAACGCTTCTCGGTCGGGTTCAGCTACGGCGGCGCGATGAGCTACTCGTTGGCGTGCTCCCGGCCGACCATGTTCCGCGCGGTCGCGGCCATCGCGGCCCCCGGCGAGATCAGCGGCTGCAGCGGCGGCACCCAGCCTGTGGCGTACCTGGGAATCCACGGAATCAGCGACAACATCCAAAGCGGCCGGTCGCTGCGCGACAGGTGGCTCAGGAACAACGGTTGCGCCGCGCAGAACGCTCCCGAGCCCGCGCAGGGAAGCCTGACCCACATCATCACCACCTATTCGTGCCAGGCCGGCTATCCGGTGGTCTGGGCTCCGTTCGACGGCGGCCACCAGCAGGGCCCGGTGGACGGGTGCGCAGGTTGTGAGAGCGGCGCGCGCAGCTGGGTCAAGCCCGAGGTGTGGCGGTTCTTCACCCAGTTCGGGTCCAACCCGCCGCCGACCAGTCCGCCGCCAAGCAACCCGCCGCCGACGACGCCGCCGCCCGGCCAGGCGAACGTGATGATCGCCGGCAGCCAGTCGAACCGCTGCGTCGACGTCCCCAACGCCAGCACGAGCAACGGCACCCGGGTGCAGCTGTGGGACTGCCACGGCAACAACAACCAGCGCTGGACCTATACCGCCAACCGTGCCCTCACCGTCTACGGCAACAAGTGCCTGGACGCCAGCGGGGCGGGCACCAGCAACGGCACCGCTGTGCTCATCTGGGACTGCCACGGCGGCGCGAACCAGCAGTGGAACATGAACAGCAACGGGACCATCACCTCCGCTCAGTCGGGACTCTGCCTGGACGCCGTCGGCGCCGGCACCGCCAACGGGACGCAGCTCCACCTGTGGGCGTGCCACGGAGGCGCGAACCAACAGTGGAGCACCCGCAGCTGA
- a CDS encoding DivIVA domain-containing protein — MRGFLDLFRRAPVRSRRNRRLLAEIARHDRRPADVAAGLRRPVRPAPNAAGHLYGRPVRPSISPGLVRDRSFGDRVRRGCDPVEVRAFLHLVADELTALRAELGSTREENARLKQALRDWQSQQFEQTQQSQRFGAGVAA, encoded by the coding sequence GTGCGTGGATTTCTTGACTTGTTCCGGCGGGCTCCGGTGCGGAGTCGGCGTAACCGGCGGTTGCTCGCCGAGATCGCCCGCCACGATCGGCGGCCGGCCGACGTCGCGGCCGGGCTGCGCCGGCCGGTGCGGCCCGCCCCGAACGCCGCCGGTCACTTGTACGGCAGGCCGGTGCGGCCGTCGATTAGCCCCGGCCTGGTCCGCGACCGTTCGTTCGGTGACCGTGTGCGGCGTGGCTGCGACCCGGTCGAGGTACGGGCGTTCCTGCACCTGGTCGCCGACGAGTTGACCGCGCTGCGCGCCGAACTTGGCTCCACCCGGGAGGAGAACGCCCGGCTCAAGCAGGCGTTGCGGGACTGGCAGTCGCAGCAGTTCGAGCAGACCCAGCAGTCGCAGCGGTTCGGGGCGGGGGTGGCGGCGTGA
- a CDS encoding helix-turn-helix transcriptional regulator yields MAGTPTVQRRRLATELRAHREAAGLTIDQVIQQVKISKSTLSRVENAQVSVTTRNVTKLLRLYGVPDKEAVGLIELARDAQKYNWWVDYSDAMPHGLDGYIAFEDEATQLRTYDVQLVNGLLQTSDYARAIISAEFPEGPPEKIEERIELRLARQRILERSKPPRLWFIFDEAVLHRPVGGPQVMAAQLEHMITMAQRPSITVQVLPFRQGAHMGMGGPFAMLDFSNHPTVVYQENLSGALYLDKDYHVEMHGLAFDHLRATALSPADTLAFLRMRAEAILEQGARESTDDHHPR; encoded by the coding sequence GTGGCAGGAACCCCAACCGTCCAGCGACGACGGCTCGCGACCGAGCTTCGCGCACATCGCGAGGCTGCAGGTCTGACAATTGACCAGGTCATCCAACAGGTGAAGATCAGCAAGTCGACGTTGTCCCGCGTCGAGAATGCCCAGGTCTCGGTGACGACTCGGAACGTCACGAAGCTGCTGCGCCTCTACGGCGTACCCGACAAGGAGGCTGTCGGGCTCATCGAGCTCGCCCGCGACGCCCAGAAGTACAACTGGTGGGTCGACTACTCCGACGCGATGCCGCACGGGCTCGACGGGTACATCGCCTTCGAGGACGAGGCGACCCAGCTCCGCACCTACGACGTCCAACTCGTCAACGGCCTGCTCCAGACGTCGGACTACGCCCGCGCCATCATCAGCGCGGAGTTCCCGGAGGGTCCACCGGAGAAGATTGAGGAGCGGATCGAGCTACGCCTCGCCCGCCAGCGCATCCTGGAACGCAGCAAACCACCCAGGCTGTGGTTCATCTTCGACGAAGCGGTGCTGCACCGGCCGGTCGGCGGCCCGCAGGTGATGGCAGCCCAGCTGGAGCACATGATCACCATGGCACAGCGGCCGTCAATCACGGTCCAGGTGCTGCCCTTCCGCCAGGGCGCACACATGGGCATGGGCGGCCCCTTCGCGATGCTCGACTTCAGCAACCATCCGACGGTCGTCTACCAGGAAAATCTGAGTGGCGCTCTGTACCTGGACAAGGACTACCATGTGGAGATGCACGGGCTGGCGTTCGACCATCTCCGTGCGACCGCGCTCTCACCCGCCGACACGCTGGCCTTCCTGCGGATGAGGGCCGAGGCGATCCTGGAGCAGGGAGCAAGGGAGAGCACCGATGACCACCACCCCCGGTGA
- a CDS encoding DUF397 domain-containing protein, with product MTTTPGDPQQPIWRKSTRSNGQAMCVEVATNLPATVLVRDSKDPAGPALTFSPAGWTSFLSTLTRP from the coding sequence ATGACCACCACCCCCGGTGATCCGCAGCAGCCGATCTGGCGCAAGAGCACCCGCAGCAACGGACAGGCCATGTGCGTCGAGGTCGCCACCAACCTCCCCGCCACAGTCCTCGTACGCGACAGCAAAGACCCCGCCGGCCCGGCACTCACCTTCTCCCCCGCCGGCTGGACGTCCTTCCTCTCCACCCTCACTCGTCCCTGA
- a CDS encoding DUF397 domain-containing protein, which produces MLIHSPEQPIWRKSTRSNGIGQCVEVATTVPATVLVRDSKDPAGPALTFSPAGWTSFLSTLTPDALS; this is translated from the coding sequence ATGCTCATCCATAGCCCTGAACAGCCGATCTGGCGCAAGAGCACTCGGAGCAATGGGATAGGTCAGTGCGTCGAGGTCGCCACCACCGTCCCCGCCACAGTCCTCGTACGCGACAGCAAAGACCCCGCCGGCCCGGCACTCACCTTCTCCCCCGCCGGCTGGACGTCCTTCCTCTCCACCCTCACCCCCGACGCTCTCAGCTGA
- a CDS encoding IS1380 family transposase yields MRIRQDAPVVRATFDDPNLVSCAGLVPVMRLAEQAGLHDAVADRVRLPTDKGANPAGKVATIVAGMLAGADSIDDLDIARHGGMRSLFGGVYAPSTLGSFLRTFTHGHVRQLQAAARDTLIGLTGRAPILTGADTLCFVDIDSMLRRVYGKQKQGIGFGHAKVGGYNVYLRGYNPLVATLSTPLSAPVIAATRLRSGNAGSARGAATMIAEAITTARACGASGEIMVRADSAFYAKTVISGCRRRGVRFSVTCRIDPKIRAACDGIAADQWVDITYPQAVWDEDAGRWISDAQIAETTYTAFAGTRHEATARLIVRRVRRDDPQQIPGQDELLPTYRYHAVFTDSPYTLVQAEAQHRQHAIIEHVNADLITGPLAHLPSGHFSANDAWLTCAAITHNLTRAAGHLAAGTWSTARPATIRTRIITVAARLAHRARTIHLHLPEYWPWQAAFDNLFTAVQPAPG; encoded by the coding sequence GTGAGAATACGCCAGGACGCGCCGGTGGTGCGCGCGACGTTCGACGATCCGAATCTGGTGTCGTGTGCCGGTCTCGTTCCGGTGATGCGCCTTGCCGAGCAGGCCGGTCTGCACGACGCGGTCGCAGACCGGGTCAGGCTACCGACGGACAAGGGCGCGAACCCGGCCGGCAAGGTCGCCACGATCGTGGCCGGGATGCTCGCGGGCGCGGACAGCATCGACGACCTCGACATCGCCCGGCACGGCGGCATGCGGTCGCTGTTCGGCGGCGTGTACGCGCCGTCGACACTCGGGTCGTTCCTGCGTACGTTCACCCACGGGCACGTACGGCAGTTACAGGCCGCCGCCCGCGACACCCTGATCGGTCTGACCGGCCGGGCACCGATCCTGACCGGCGCCGACACCCTGTGCTTCGTGGACATCGACTCCATGCTGCGGCGGGTGTACGGCAAGCAGAAGCAGGGCATCGGGTTCGGCCACGCCAAGGTCGGCGGCTACAACGTCTACCTGCGCGGCTACAACCCCCTGGTCGCGACGCTGTCCACCCCGCTGTCCGCGCCGGTGATCGCCGCCACGAGGCTGCGGTCGGGTAACGCCGGCTCGGCCCGGGGCGCCGCCACCATGATCGCCGAGGCCATCACGACCGCCCGGGCATGCGGCGCTTCGGGGGAGATCATGGTGCGAGCGGACTCGGCGTTCTACGCCAAGACGGTGATCAGCGGCTGCCGGCGTCGTGGCGTGCGGTTCTCGGTCACCTGCCGCATCGACCCGAAGATCCGCGCCGCGTGCGACGGCATCGCCGCCGACCAGTGGGTCGACATCACCTATCCGCAGGCCGTCTGGGACGAAGACGCCGGCCGGTGGATCTCCGACGCGCAGATCGCCGAAACCACGTACACCGCGTTCGCCGGCACCCGACACGAGGCGACCGCCCGGCTGATCGTGCGCCGCGTCCGCCGCGACGACCCGCAACAGATCCCCGGCCAGGACGAACTCCTGCCGACCTACCGGTACCACGCCGTGTTCACCGACAGCCCGTACACCCTCGTCCAGGCCGAAGCCCAGCACCGGCAACACGCGATCATCGAGCACGTCAACGCCGACCTGATCACCGGGCCCCTCGCCCACCTGCCCTCCGGACACTTCAGCGCCAACGACGCCTGGCTGACCTGCGCCGCGATCACGCACAACCTCACCCGCGCCGCCGGACACCTCGCCGCGGGCACCTGGTCGACCGCCAGACCCGCCACCATCCGGACCCGGATCATCACCGTCGCGGCCCGCCTCGCCCACCGGGCCCGCACCATCCACCTACACCTGCCCGAGTACTGGCCCTGGCAGGCGGCGTTCGACAACCTGTTCACCGCCGTCCAGCCGGCACCCGGCTGA
- a CDS encoding MarR family winged helix-turn-helix transcriptional regulator: MSQGGRGNGQGVDLETSLGYLLKEASSALRVAMEEVLRPLGMSVTRYSCLELLAQRPGLSNSELARGAFVTRQSMNVLLQTLEREGYVTRPAEAPVGKVLPTRLTPLGRQSLEKATVAVRSVEVRMLAGLTETEQSEALRILRRMVRSLRDGNDGA; this comes from the coding sequence ATGAGTCAAGGCGGGCGGGGCAATGGGCAGGGCGTCGACCTGGAGACATCGCTGGGCTATCTGCTGAAGGAGGCGTCGAGCGCGCTCCGGGTGGCCATGGAGGAGGTTCTGCGACCACTCGGGATGAGCGTGACGCGTTACTCGTGCCTGGAGTTGCTGGCGCAACGGCCAGGCCTGTCGAACTCCGAGCTCGCGCGGGGCGCCTTCGTGACCCGGCAGTCAATGAACGTGCTGCTCCAGACGCTGGAGCGAGAGGGCTACGTGACCAGACCGGCGGAAGCGCCCGTCGGGAAGGTGCTGCCCACGCGGCTCACGCCTCTGGGTCGGCAGAGTCTCGAAAAGGCGACCGTCGCGGTCCGGTCGGTCGAGGTCAGGATGCTGGCCGGGTTGACCGAGACCGAGCAATCGGAGGCGTTGCGGATCCTGCGGCGGATGGTCCGTTCCCTGCGCGATGGCAACGACGGCGCTTAG
- a CDS encoding VOC family protein, protein MPVTGPDFISLQARDLDASRAFYEQYFGLVRSPAGPAHAVVFETKPIAFALREIVPGTDLGSVAQPGIGAAIWLHATDVQDIHDALVADGHTIVSAPIDGPFGRTFTFADPDGYQVTLHDRA, encoded by the coding sequence ATGCCCGTCACCGGCCCCGACTTCATCTCGCTGCAGGCACGCGACCTCGACGCCTCGCGGGCGTTCTACGAGCAGTATTTCGGGCTCGTACGCTCGCCGGCCGGGCCTGCGCACGCCGTCGTCTTCGAGACCAAGCCCATCGCGTTCGCGCTGCGCGAGATCGTCCCCGGCACCGACCTTGGATCCGTTGCTCAGCCGGGCATCGGTGCAGCCATCTGGCTCCACGCCACAGACGTGCAGGACATTCACGATGCTCTCGTCGCCGACGGTCACACCATCGTCTCCGCGCCGATCGACGGCCCCTTCGGTCGGACCTTCACCTTCGCCGACCCCGACGGCTACCAGGTCACTCTGCACGACCGCGCCTGA
- a CDS encoding DUF4291 domain-containing protein has product MTGLAHAVRDRLSAGDDAGAGALLPAERVYPLPVEVAAVIGADPIPAATC; this is encoded by the coding sequence GTGACCGGGCTGGCGCACGCCGTGCGTGACCGGCTTTCCGCTGGTGATGACGCGGGTGCTGGTGCCCTACTGCCGGCCGAGCGGGTCTATCCGTTGCCGGTCGAGGTTGCGGCGGTCATCGGCGCCGACCCGATACCGGCGGCGACCTGCTGA
- a CDS encoding RNA-guided endonuclease TnpB family protein, whose product MQLRYQFRVYPTPGQQVELARAFGCARVVFNDGLRARQTAHEQGLPYVSDAEPSKRVITRAKAAPERAWLGEVSAVVLQRALADLNTAYRNFFASITGRRKGTKVAPPRFRSRKDNRQAIRFTRDSRFTVLDNGRLRLPKIGDLAVRWSRTLPSDPSSVTVIRDAAGRYFASFVVQTSEDEPLPEVDSEVGIDLGLTHFAVMSDGTKVAAPRFLRRAARRLKRLQQALSRKQRGGNRRGKAVVKVARAHARVADTRRDWQHKLSTTIIRENQAVYVEDLCVVGLGRTRLARSVHDAGWSSFVGMLECKAARYGRTFARVDRWLPSTRMCSDCGRINEQMALNVRSWVCPCGGHHDRDVNAAINIKAAGQADFNDRGARVGPGPVPGTAR is encoded by the coding sequence GTGCAGCTCCGGTACCAGTTCCGGGTCTACCCGACACCCGGCCAGCAGGTTGAGCTGGCCCGGGCGTTCGGGTGCGCGCGGGTGGTGTTCAACGACGGGCTGCGCGCACGGCAGACCGCCCACGAGCAGGGCCTGCCGTACGTGTCGGACGCCGAGCCGTCCAAGCGGGTCATCACGCGGGCCAAGGCGGCTCCGGAGCGGGCGTGGCTCGGCGAGGTGTCCGCGGTGGTGTTGCAGCGGGCCCTCGCGGACCTCAACACCGCCTACCGCAACTTCTTCGCCTCGATCACCGGCAGACGCAAGGGTACGAAGGTGGCCCCGCCGAGGTTCCGGTCCCGTAAGGACAACCGGCAGGCCATCCGCTTCACCCGCGATTCCCGGTTCACGGTGCTGGACAACGGTCGTCTGCGGTTGCCGAAGATCGGCGACCTCGCGGTCCGCTGGTCCCGGACCCTGCCGTCGGACCCGTCGTCCGTGACGGTCATCCGGGACGCGGCCGGGCGGTACTTCGCCTCGTTCGTCGTGCAGACCAGCGAGGACGAGCCGCTGCCCGAGGTGGACTCGGAGGTCGGCATCGACCTGGGGCTGACGCACTTCGCGGTCATGTCGGACGGTACGAAGGTGGCCGCGCCGAGGTTCCTGCGCCGTGCGGCCCGCAGGCTCAAGCGGCTGCAGCAGGCCCTGTCGCGCAAGCAGCGGGGCGGCAACCGCCGTGGGAAGGCTGTCGTGAAGGTCGCCAGGGCGCACGCCCGGGTGGCCGACACCCGGCGGGACTGGCAGCACAAGTTGTCCACGACGATCATCCGTGAGAATCAAGCGGTGTATGTCGAGGATCTGTGTGTCGTCGGTCTCGGTCGGACCCGGCTGGCGAGGTCGGTGCACGACGCGGGATGGTCGTCGTTCGTCGGCATGCTGGAGTGCAAGGCGGCGAGGTACGGGCGTACGTTCGCCCGGGTGGACCGGTGGCTCCCGTCCACCCGGATGTGCTCGGACTGTGGCCGGATCAACGAGCAGATGGCGTTGAACGTGCGGTCGTGGGTCTGTCCGTGCGGCGGTCACCACGACCGGGACGTCAACGCGGCGATCAACATCAAGGCCGCCGGGCAGGCGGACTTCAACGACCGTGGAGCGCGGGTAGGACCGGGACCCGTCCCCGGCACCGCGCGGTGA
- the tnpA gene encoding IS200/IS605 family transposase gives MAEVEGIRTGRHCVFAMHVHLVFVTKFRHTVFADRHLSRMEQIMRDVCRDFEAELVEFNGGHNHVHLLVDHPPKVAVSRLVNSLKGVPSRRPRQEFPDLARHYYRANKLWSGSYFAGSVGGAPLSIVKQYIEQQNRPG, from the coding sequence ATGGCAGAAGTTGAGGGTATCCGTACCGGTAGACACTGCGTCTTCGCGATGCATGTTCATTTGGTTTTCGTGACGAAGTTCCGGCACACGGTGTTCGCCGACCGGCACCTGTCCCGCATGGAACAGATCATGCGGGACGTATGCCGCGACTTCGAGGCCGAACTGGTCGAGTTCAACGGCGGCCACAACCACGTCCACCTGCTGGTCGACCACCCACCCAAAGTCGCCGTTTCCCGCCTGGTCAACTCACTCAAGGGCGTCCCGTCGCGCCGCCCGCGGCAGGAGTTCCCCGACCTCGCACGCCACTACTACCGGGCCAACAAACTCTGGTCGGGCTCGTACTTCGCCGGCTCCGTCGGCGGCGCACCACTGAGCATCGTCAAGCAGTACATCGAGCAGCAAAACCGGCCAGGTTAG
- a CDS encoding CopG family transcriptional regulator, with protein MSASRDPRMMSREELVAYFDQGGDISELLRDASRGPDLGPTPSPESVPMIVTGVRLSATAVRRLDELAGNDKGGRSGLIRQAIDEFLARHADEAA; from the coding sequence ATGAGTGCGAGCCGTGATCCGCGGATGATGAGCCGCGAAGAGCTGGTGGCGTATTTCGACCAGGGTGGCGACATCTCGGAGCTGCTACGCGACGCCTCCAGAGGCCCCGATCTTGGCCCTACGCCGTCACCGGAGAGCGTACCCATGATCGTTACCGGAGTCCGCCTCTCCGCGACGGCCGTGCGGCGGCTGGACGAACTCGCCGGCAACGACAAGGGAGGCCGGTCGGGGCTCATTCGTCAGGCGATCGACGAGTTCCTCGCCCGACACGCCGACGAAGCGGCGTGA
- a CDS encoding gamma-aminobutyraldehyde dehydrogenase, with protein sequence MTDKQTVRNFVDGGYVDPVDGGYQDLVDPCTGEVFAQSPTSSPADVDRAMSAAATAFESWRDTTPAQRQLALLKLADAVEARAADLVDAEVRNTGKPRQLTADEELPPSVDQLRFFAGAARVLEGKSAGEYLAGHTSYVRREPIGVCAQVTPWNYPLMMAVWKIAPALAAGNTVVLKPSDTTPLSTLLLAEIAAEFLPPGVFNVVCGDRDTGRALVAHPTPEFVSITGSTRAGMEVAAAAAPDLKRTHLELGGKAPVVVFDDADVAAAAEAIAGAGYFNAGQDCTAATRVLAGPGVHDDFVAALAEQARSTKTGLPDEPDVAYGPLNNADQLGRVTGFVDRLPDHAQLHTGGARVGDRGYFYAPTVVAGVRQPDEIIQDEVFGPVITVQRFTDEDEAVRWANGVRYGLSASVWTRDHGRAMRMTRRLDFGCVWVNTHIPIVAEMPHGGFKHSGHGKDLSMYGLEDYTRLKHVMHAIED encoded by the coding sequence ATGACCGACAAGCAGACGGTGCGCAACTTTGTCGACGGCGGCTACGTCGACCCGGTCGACGGCGGCTACCAGGACCTGGTCGACCCGTGCACCGGTGAGGTGTTCGCCCAATCACCAACGTCCAGCCCCGCCGACGTCGACCGGGCCATGTCGGCCGCCGCCACCGCCTTCGAAAGCTGGCGGGACACCACCCCGGCGCAGCGGCAGCTGGCCCTGCTCAAGCTGGCCGACGCGGTCGAGGCCCGCGCCGCCGACCTGGTCGACGCCGAGGTCCGCAACACCGGCAAGCCACGCCAGCTGACCGCCGACGAGGAGCTGCCGCCCAGCGTCGACCAGCTCCGGTTCTTCGCCGGGGCGGCCCGGGTGCTGGAGGGCAAATCGGCCGGCGAGTACCTGGCCGGGCACACCTCCTACGTACGCCGGGAGCCGATCGGGGTCTGCGCGCAGGTGACGCCCTGGAACTACCCGCTGATGATGGCGGTCTGGAAGATCGCCCCGGCGCTGGCCGCCGGCAACACGGTGGTGCTCAAACCGTCCGACACCACCCCGCTGTCCACGCTGCTGCTGGCCGAGATCGCCGCCGAGTTCCTGCCGCCGGGCGTGTTCAACGTGGTCTGCGGCGACCGGGACACCGGCCGGGCGTTGGTCGCCCACCCGACCCCGGAGTTCGTGTCGATCACCGGTTCCACCCGGGCCGGCATGGAGGTGGCGGCCGCCGCCGCACCCGACCTCAAGCGCACCCACCTGGAACTGGGCGGCAAGGCCCCGGTGGTGGTCTTCGACGACGCCGACGTGGCGGCGGCTGCCGAGGCGATCGCCGGTGCCGGCTACTTCAACGCCGGGCAGGACTGCACCGCGGCGACCCGGGTGTTGGCCGGACCGGGCGTGCACGACGACTTCGTCGCCGCCCTGGCCGAGCAGGCCCGGTCGACGAAAACCGGACTACCGGACGAGCCGGACGTGGCGTACGGGCCGTTGAACAACGCCGACCAGTTGGGCCGGGTCACCGGCTTCGTCGACCGGCTACCGGACCACGCGCAGCTGCACACCGGCGGCGCGCGCGTCGGTGACCGGGGCTACTTCTACGCCCCGACGGTGGTCGCCGGGGTGCGCCAGCCGGACGAGATCATCCAGGACGAGGTGTTCGGGCCGGTGATCACCGTGCAGCGCTTCACCGACGAGGACGAGGCGGTCCGGTGGGCCAACGGCGTCAGGTACGGCCTGTCCGCCTCCGTGTGGACCCGCGACCACGGCCGGGCGATGCGGATGACCCGCCGGCTCGACTTCGGCTGCGTCTGGGTCAACACCCATATCCCGATCGTGGCGGAGATGCCGCACGGCGGCTTCAAGCACTCCGGCCACGGCAAGGACCTGTCCATGTACGGGCTGGAGGACTACACCCGACTCAAGCACGTCATGCACGCGATCGAGGACTGA